TTCTGCATATGGACTAGGTCATTTTTTAGTAAATTATTCTAAATATAAGTACAAGCAAAAGAAAAATTTTTATATTCAAAATTCTACTTTTGATACAACAACTGAAATGTTTATAAGAGCAAATATAAATTTCTTTCCTGATAAAATATTTATTAAACCATCAGTTGCTAAAAAAATGACTGATGAAAATACAATTGTAATTATGGTTGATACAGCAGATAGAAAAAGAATTGAAAATGAAGATGCTTTTGCTAAAACTAAACCGGAAAATGTCTTTATTTTTGATCACCATAGAATTGGTGATCAAAATCTTGAATTTATATCCAGTGGAAATGAATATATAGATACAACAACTTCTTCAACATCAGAGATAGTTACAGATATTATAAATTTATATACAACATCAGAAGTTAAATTTATTGACAGTTTTATAGCTCAAATGTTATTAAATGGTATTTATATGGATACAAAACAATTTTCTAAATCTACTTCTACTAAAACTTTTGATGCAGCAGCATTTTTAATTACATATGGAGCACAAAGTAAAATTTCAGTTGAAACATTAAAATATAGCGAAGAAATTTTCAATTTAATTAAAGAATTAACATATAAGCATGAAGAAGTAAAACCCGGTTATCTTATGGCATATTCTAAGCAAGAAGCAGATATTGATGTTATTTCTATGGCAGCAGATTTTATGCTTAATGTACAAGGTAGACAAGCTGTATTTATTATAGCTAAAATAAAAAATGGAGATAAATATAAAATGTCAGCAAGAAGTAATGGAACAGCTAATGTTCAAATTATTGCTGAAAGAGTTGGTGGTGGTGGTCACTTCGCTGCATCAGCAGCTGAAAGTTCAGGTGAAACTCTTGAGGTTTTTGTTGATAATATAAGACAAGCAATAGTGAGTGTGAAAAATGAAAGTAATAATAATTAAAGAATTTAATAAAGATTATAAATTAAATCAAGTTGTGGAAGTATCTGATGG
This Mesomycoplasma neurolyticum DNA region includes the following protein-coding sequences:
- a CDS encoding GGDEF domain-containing protein, with amino-acid sequence MKIIKYYLRRTNVVNSSIYEYVNDVVEENNLGLILYSANGKIIWISSFIKKRFGEQIIGKSVDFLFNDEKQNSNLNILDYEWDYKHSGFEYRIKKYNDKNIITISDVTISENILKNYINEKIVVGELEIDNYHLLSTVMVQEDFFKYQITAVNLLEEISSKMNFSYKQYANGKFLLITNYENFAKFRTKNFDTFKEIETKLSNYKVANQPITFSIGFAYGTDEILKLNQLAKDALLFSKTRGGNQVTVFKYGNKPIVYGSNMEIEPSISRSELNYVSKNLLNRLKKPEIKNIIIYGHKFSDLDALGSAYGLGHFLVNYSKYKYKQKKNFYIQNSTFDTTTEMFIRANINFFPDKIFIKPSVAKKMTDENTIVIMVDTADRKRIENEDAFAKTKPENVFIFDHHRIGDQNLEFISSGNEYIDTTTSSTSEIVTDIINLYTTSEVKFIDSFIAQMLLNGIYMDTKQFSKSTSTKTFDAAAFLITYGAQSKISVETLKYSEEIFNLIKELTYKHEEVKPGYLMAYSKQEADIDVISMAADFMLNVQGRQAVFIIAKIKNGDKYKMSARSNGTANVQIIAERVGGGGHFAASAAESSGETLEVFVDNIRQAIVSVKNESNNN